A genome region from Mycolicibacterium litorale includes the following:
- a CDS encoding sugar transferase: protein MTAVNEDLDLTAKVVAESGRVPLWQRGYARRLVVVDLVAVVTAVGAAQWLRFGSLPGETDTYPNLAYSVLSVIIAVAWMLAMSINRARSPRVIGSGAEEYRRVWLATLAVFGGVAIVSMLFKLNIARGYLMIALPIGLVTLMLFRWIARRVVASLREKYGRCITRLLVVGNPHAIRDLTRSLARETGSEYLVVGACVPSGFEKTELDVPGVGSIPTFGDETNVVGAVTATKSQAVAVTATERLDGRGMRDLSWELEKLDIDLLVAPGVVDVAGPRLTMRPVAGLPLIHVEKPQYNGAKRFQKRLFDMTFASAVLLLGSPVLIAVAIAVKLTSRGPVFYRSERIGLDGRPFEMIKFRTMVDGADRMLPQLADLNESDGGVLFKIREDPRVTPLGRLLRKYSIDELPQFINVLKRDMSVVGPRPPLAGEVKTYDDHVKRRLLVRPGITGLWQVSGRSDLSWEDSVRLDLFYVENWSMISDLQIAFKTVKAMLRHSGAY from the coding sequence ATGACCGCGGTGAATGAGGATCTTGATCTCACAGCAAAGGTGGTAGCCGAGTCGGGGAGGGTGCCACTCTGGCAGCGCGGCTATGCGCGCCGTCTGGTGGTGGTCGACCTCGTGGCGGTCGTGACCGCCGTCGGCGCCGCGCAGTGGCTCCGGTTCGGAAGCCTGCCCGGCGAGACCGACACCTATCCGAACCTCGCGTATTCGGTGCTGTCCGTGATCATCGCCGTCGCCTGGATGCTGGCGATGTCGATCAATCGCGCCCGCTCCCCCCGCGTCATCGGCTCGGGGGCCGAGGAGTACCGGCGAGTGTGGTTGGCCACCTTGGCCGTGTTCGGCGGGGTGGCGATCGTGTCCATGCTGTTCAAGCTCAACATCGCGCGCGGCTACCTGATGATCGCACTGCCGATCGGGCTGGTGACGCTCATGCTGTTCCGCTGGATCGCTCGCCGGGTCGTCGCCTCGTTGCGCGAGAAGTACGGCCGCTGCATCACCCGGCTGCTCGTCGTCGGCAATCCCCACGCCATCCGCGATCTCACCAGATCGCTTGCGCGCGAGACGGGTTCGGAATACCTCGTGGTCGGTGCCTGTGTGCCCAGCGGCTTCGAGAAGACCGAGCTGGACGTCCCCGGGGTCGGCTCCATCCCCACCTTCGGTGACGAGACCAACGTCGTCGGAGCGGTGACCGCGACCAAGAGCCAGGCCGTGGCCGTGACCGCCACCGAGCGGCTCGACGGTCGCGGGATGCGCGACCTGTCCTGGGAACTCGAGAAGCTCGACATCGACCTGCTGGTCGCGCCGGGTGTCGTCGACGTCGCCGGTCCGCGCCTGACCATGCGCCCGGTTGCCGGACTGCCGCTGATCCATGTGGAGAAGCCGCAGTACAACGGCGCCAAGCGCTTCCAGAAGCGGCTGTTCGACATGACTTTCGCGAGCGCGGTCCTGCTGCTCGGCTCGCCGGTGCTGATCGCCGTCGCGATCGCGGTGAAGCTGACGAGCCGGGGCCCGGTCTTCTACCGGTCCGAACGTATCGGCCTCGACGGTCGCCCGTTCGAGATGATCAAGTTCCGCACGATGGTCGACGGCGCGGACAGGATGCTGCCCCAGCTGGCCGACCTCAACGAGAGCGACGGGGGAGTGCTGTTCAAGATCCGCGAGGATCCCCGGGTCACCCCGCTCGGCCGGCTGCTGCGCAAGTACAGCATCGACGAGCTGCCGCAGTTCATCAACGTCCTCAAGCGCGATATGAGCGTCGTCGGCCCCCGGCCCCCGCTGGCCGGCGAGGTCAAGACCTACGACGACCACGTGAAGCGCCGCCTGCTGGTGCGGCCCGGCATCACCGGCCTGTGGCAGGTCAGCGGTCGCTCCGACCTGTCCTGGGAGGACTCGGTCCGGCTCGACCTGTTCTACGTCGAGAACTGGTCGATGATCTCCGACCTCCAGATCGCGTTCAAGACCGTCAAGGCGATGTTGCGTCATTCCGGCGCCTACTGA
- a CDS encoding acyl-CoA carboxylase subunit beta, which translates to MTSVTDPSAPSGAHEIDIHTTAGKLADLRKRTEEALHPVGEAAVEKVHAKGKLTARERILALLDEDSFVELDALAKHRSTNFGLQANRPPGDGVVTGYGTIDGREVCIFSQDATVFGGSLGEVYGEKIVKVQELAIKTGRPLIGINDGAGARIQEGVVSLGLYSRIFHNNIKASGVIPQISLIMGAAAGGHVYSPALTDFVIMVDKTSQMFITGPDVIKTVTGEEVTMEELGGGHTHMAKSGLAHYVASGEQDAFDYVRDLLSYLPPNNYADPPRYPSPTPEGPIEENLTEEDLELDTLIPDSPNQPYDMHEVITRILDDDEFLEIQAGYASNIIVGFGRIDGRPVGIVANQPTQFAGCLDINASEKAARFVRTCDCFNIPIVMLVDVPGFLPGTEQEYNGIIRRGAKLLYAYGEATVAKITVITRKAYGGAYCVMGSKDMGCDVNVAWPTAQIAVMGASGAVGFVYRQQLKEAAKQGQDVDALRLQLQQEYEDTLVNPYIAAERGYVDAVIPPSHTRGYIGTALRLLERKITQTPPKKHGNIPL; encoded by the coding sequence ATGACGAGCGTGACTGATCCTTCTGCGCCCTCCGGCGCCCATGAGATCGACATTCACACCACGGCGGGCAAGCTGGCTGACCTGCGGAAGCGCACCGAAGAGGCACTGCACCCCGTCGGTGAGGCCGCCGTCGAGAAGGTGCACGCCAAGGGCAAGCTGACTGCCCGCGAGCGCATCCTGGCCCTGCTCGACGAGGACTCGTTCGTCGAACTCGACGCGCTGGCCAAACACCGCAGCACCAACTTCGGTCTGCAGGCCAACCGGCCGCCCGGCGACGGTGTGGTCACCGGCTACGGCACCATCGACGGCCGCGAGGTGTGCATCTTCAGCCAGGACGCCACCGTCTTCGGCGGCAGCCTCGGCGAGGTCTACGGCGAGAAGATCGTCAAGGTGCAGGAGCTGGCCATCAAGACGGGCCGGCCGCTCATCGGCATCAACGACGGCGCCGGCGCGCGCATCCAGGAGGGCGTCGTCTCGCTCGGCCTGTACAGCCGCATCTTCCACAACAACATCAAGGCCTCGGGCGTCATCCCGCAGATCTCACTGATCATGGGCGCCGCGGCGGGCGGTCACGTCTACTCCCCCGCGCTCACCGACTTCGTAATCATGGTCGACAAGACCAGCCAGATGTTCATCACCGGCCCCGACGTCATCAAGACGGTCACCGGTGAAGAGGTGACCATGGAAGAGCTGGGCGGCGGCCACACCCACATGGCGAAGTCAGGCCTGGCGCACTACGTCGCCTCCGGCGAGCAGGACGCGTTCGACTACGTCCGTGACCTGCTGTCCTACCTGCCGCCGAACAACTACGCCGATCCGCCGCGCTACCCGTCGCCGACGCCGGAGGGCCCGATCGAGGAGAACCTCACCGAAGAGGATCTCGAACTCGACACGCTGATCCCGGACTCCCCGAACCAGCCGTACGACATGCACGAGGTCATCACCCGCATCCTCGACGACGACGAGTTCCTGGAGATCCAGGCGGGCTACGCGTCGAACATCATCGTGGGCTTCGGCCGCATCGACGGCCGCCCGGTCGGCATCGTCGCCAACCAGCCGACCCAGTTCGCCGGCTGCCTGGACATCAACGCCTCGGAGAAGGCCGCGCGGTTCGTCCGCACCTGCGACTGCTTCAACATCCCGATCGTGATGCTCGTCGACGTCCCGGGCTTCCTGCCGGGCACCGAGCAGGAGTACAACGGCATCATCCGCCGCGGCGCCAAGCTGCTGTACGCCTACGGCGAGGCGACGGTCGCCAAGATCACCGTCATCACCCGCAAGGCCTACGGCGGCGCGTACTGCGTCATGGGCTCCAAGGACATGGGCTGCGACGTCAACGTCGCATGGCCGACGGCACAGATCGCGGTCATGGGCGCCTCCGGTGCGGTCGGCTTCGTCTACCGCCAGCAGCTCAAGGAAGCGGCAAAGCAGGGCCAGGACGTCGACGCCCTGCGTTTGCAGCTGCAGCAGGAGTACGAGGACACGCTGGTCAACCCGTACATCGCGGCCGAGCGCGGCTATGTGGACGCGGTGATCCCGCCGTCGCACACCCGCGGCTACATCGGCACCGCGTTGCGACTGCTGGAGCGCAAGATCACCCAGACGCCGCCGAAGAAGCACGGCAACATTCCGCTCTAG
- a CDS encoding acyl-CoA carboxylase epsilon subunit — MSQDTDITEVSDHRQLTIDLPPAADPHIQIVKGDPSDEEVAALAAVLAGAGGGHTEPGPQEFNPWGHPVDKLRYDVTSWQRVTLLERTHLRR, encoded by the coding sequence ATGTCGCAGGACACCGACATCACCGAGGTCAGCGATCACCGTCAGCTGACCATCGATCTGCCCCCGGCCGCGGATCCCCACATCCAGATCGTCAAGGGAGATCCGTCCGACGAGGAGGTCGCGGCGCTGGCCGCGGTACTCGCCGGCGCCGGCGGCGGCCACACCGAACCGGGCCCACAGGAGTTCAACCCGTGGGGCCATCCGGTCGACAAGCTGCGCTACGACGTCACCAGTTGGCAGCGGGTGACGCTGCTGGAGCGGACCCACCTGCGGAGGTGA
- a CDS encoding Maf family protein translates to MTRVVLGSASSGRLKVLRHAGIEPLVVVSGVDEDAIVATLGAAAPPDQVVCALAAAKAAGVADALTPDVSADCVVIGCDSMLWFDGRLTGKPGSVAAARAQWQLMAGRSGELYTGHCLVRIRDGVVQGRELEAASTTVRFGTPSPADLAGYLDSGEPLGVAGGFTLDGLGGWFLDGIDGDPSNVIGLSLPLVRGMFGRLGLSVTQLWAH, encoded by the coding sequence GTGACCCGGGTCGTCCTCGGTTCCGCCTCCTCGGGCCGCCTGAAAGTGTTGCGCCACGCCGGAATCGAGCCGCTGGTCGTCGTCTCCGGTGTCGACGAGGACGCGATCGTCGCGACGCTCGGCGCTGCGGCGCCACCGGATCAGGTGGTGTGCGCCCTGGCCGCGGCCAAGGCCGCCGGCGTGGCGGACGCGTTGACGCCCGACGTTTCCGCCGACTGCGTGGTCATCGGGTGCGACTCCATGCTGTGGTTCGACGGCCGCCTGACCGGTAAACCCGGTTCGGTGGCGGCCGCCCGGGCACAGTGGCAGCTGATGGCGGGCCGCAGCGGTGAGCTGTACACCGGGCACTGCCTGGTGCGGATCCGTGACGGTGTCGTGCAGGGGCGCGAACTGGAGGCGGCGAGCACCACGGTCCGGTTCGGCACACCATCGCCCGCCGATCTGGCGGGCTACCTCGACAGCGGCGAACCCCTCGGTGTCGCAGGCGGTTTCACGCTCGACGGGCTCGGCGGCTGGTTCCTCGACGGGATCGACGGGGATCCGTCCAACGTGATCGGGCTGAGCCTCCCGCTGGTGCGCGGCATGTTCGGCCGGCTCGGCCTGTCGGTCACCCAGCTGTGGGCGCACTGA
- a CDS encoding sulfurtransferase translates to MPLPPDSSPKLADYAHPERLVTADWLASNLGRPGLAIVESDEDVLLYDTGHIPGAVKIDWHVDLNDPHVRDYIDGEQFAALMDRKGISRDDTVVIYGDKSNWWAAYALWVFTLFGHPDVRLLDGGRDLWISDGRDTTLDVPSKQTSGYPVVERDDAPIRAYREDVLAVLGKQPLIDVRSPAEYTGERTHMPDYPEEGALRGGHIPTARSIPWSKAARDNGQFRTRAELEELYGFLKPDDETVVYCRIGERSSHTWFVLTHLLGLPGVRNYDGSWTEWGNAVRVPVAVGPDPGEAPASS, encoded by the coding sequence GTGCCGCTGCCTCCTGATTCCAGCCCCAAACTCGCCGACTACGCCCACCCCGAACGGCTGGTCACCGCCGACTGGCTGGCCAGCAATCTCGGCCGCCCGGGCCTGGCCATCGTGGAGTCCGATGAAGACGTCCTGCTCTACGACACCGGCCACATCCCGGGCGCGGTGAAGATCGACTGGCACGTCGACCTCAACGATCCCCATGTGCGCGACTACATCGACGGTGAGCAGTTCGCCGCGCTGATGGACCGCAAGGGCATCAGCCGTGACGACACCGTGGTGATCTACGGCGACAAGAGCAACTGGTGGGCGGCCTACGCACTATGGGTGTTCACGTTGTTCGGACACCCCGACGTGCGGCTGCTCGACGGCGGGCGCGACCTGTGGATCTCCGACGGACGCGACACCACCCTCGACGTGCCGTCCAAACAGACCAGCGGCTACCCCGTCGTCGAACGCGACGACGCCCCGATCCGCGCGTACCGCGAAGACGTCCTGGCCGTGCTCGGCAAGCAGCCGCTCATCGACGTCCGCTCACCCGCCGAGTACACCGGCGAGCGCACCCACATGCCCGACTATCCCGAAGAGGGCGCCCTGCGCGGCGGGCACATCCCTACCGCCCGGTCGATCCCGTGGAGCAAGGCGGCGCGGGACAACGGACAATTCCGCACCCGGGCCGAGCTCGAGGAGCTCTACGGCTTCCTCAAGCCCGACGACGAGACCGTGGTCTACTGCCGGATCGGCGAGCGTTCGAGCCACACGTGGTTCGTGCTGACGCACCTGCTGGGCCTGCCGGGTGTGCGCAACTACGACGGATCGTGGACGGAATGGGGCAATGCGGTGCGGGTCCCCGTCGCCGTGGGGCCCGATCCGGGTGAGGCGCCCGCGTCGTCATGA
- a CDS encoding SufE family protein — protein MTMTPSLPGPLAAVVSEFQEVQGQDKLRLLLEFADDLPALPAELEEAAMEPVPECQSPLFLHVDAGDPERVRLYFSAPAEAPTTRGFAAILATGLDEQPAGDILAVPDDFYTELGLAALISPLRLRGMSAMLTRIKRRLRDS, from the coding sequence ATGACCATGACCCCCTCGCTCCCGGGGCCGCTCGCCGCAGTCGTCTCCGAGTTCCAGGAAGTACAGGGACAGGACAAGCTCCGGCTGCTGCTGGAGTTCGCCGACGACCTGCCCGCGCTGCCCGCCGAGCTCGAAGAGGCGGCGATGGAACCGGTGCCGGAATGTCAGTCGCCGCTGTTCCTCCACGTCGACGCCGGGGATCCCGAGCGGGTGCGGCTGTACTTCAGCGCACCCGCCGAAGCGCCGACCACGCGTGGTTTCGCGGCCATTCTCGCGACGGGGCTCGACGAACAGCCGGCCGGCGACATCCTGGCCGTGCCCGACGACTTCTACACCGAGCTGGGACTCGCGGCCCTGATCAGCCCGCTGCGGCTGCGCGGGATGTCGGCGATGCTGACCCGCATCAAACGCCGCCTACGCGACAGCTGA
- a CDS encoding acetyl-CoA carboxylase biotin carboxylase subunit, translated as MASHASSKISKVLVANRGEIAVRVIRAAKDAGLQSVAVYAEPDADAPHVRLADEAFALGGQTSAESYLVFEKLLDAAAKSGANAIHPGYGFLSENADFAQAVLDAGLIWIGPSPQSIRDLGDKVTARHIAARAQAPLVPGTPDPVKDADEVVAFAEEYGVPVAIKAAFGGGGRGMKVARTIAEIPELFESATREAVAAFGRGECFVERYLDKPRHVEAQVIADTHGNVVVAGTRDCSLQRRFQKLVEEAPAPFLTDAQRKEIHESAKRICKEAGYYGAGTVEYLVGQDGLISFLEVNTRLQVEHPVTEETSGIDLVRQQFRIANGEPLDITEDPTPRGHSIEFRINGEDAGRGFLPAPGPVTKFEPPTGPGVRLDSGVESGSVIGGQFDSMLAKLIVTGATREEALERSRRALAEFNVEGLATVIPFHRAVVSDPAFIGDDNGFTVHTRWIETEWDNTIEPFTGGDPIDEEDTIPRQTVVVEVGGRRLEVSLPGDLVLGNGGGAAAPGVVRKKPKPRKRGAQGGAAASGDAVTAPMQGTVVKVAVEEGQQVSAGDLVVVLEAMKMENPVTAHKDGTVTGLAVEAGAAVTQGTVLAEIKSEGE; from the coding sequence GTGGCCAGTCACGCCAGCTCGAAGATCTCCAAGGTGCTTGTCGCCAACCGAGGAGAGATTGCCGTCCGTGTCATCCGGGCGGCCAAGGATGCCGGGCTACAGAGCGTGGCCGTCTACGCCGAACCGGACGCCGACGCACCACACGTGCGGCTCGCCGACGAGGCGTTCGCACTGGGCGGGCAGACCTCGGCGGAGTCCTACCTGGTGTTCGAGAAGCTCCTCGACGCCGCGGCGAAGTCGGGCGCGAATGCGATCCACCCCGGCTACGGCTTCCTCAGCGAGAACGCCGACTTCGCCCAGGCCGTGCTGGACGCCGGCCTGATCTGGATCGGGCCCAGCCCGCAGTCGATCCGCGACCTCGGCGACAAGGTCACCGCCCGCCACATCGCCGCGCGCGCCCAGGCGCCGCTGGTGCCGGGCACCCCGGATCCGGTCAAGGACGCCGACGAGGTCGTCGCGTTCGCCGAGGAGTACGGCGTCCCGGTGGCGATCAAGGCCGCCTTCGGCGGCGGCGGCCGTGGCATGAAGGTCGCGCGCACGATCGCCGAGATCCCCGAACTGTTCGAGTCGGCCACCCGTGAAGCGGTCGCGGCGTTCGGCCGCGGCGAGTGCTTCGTGGAGCGCTACCTCGACAAGCCGCGCCACGTCGAGGCGCAGGTGATCGCCGACACGCACGGCAACGTGGTGGTTGCGGGCACCCGTGACTGCTCGTTGCAGCGCCGGTTCCAGAAGCTGGTCGAAGAAGCGCCGGCACCCTTCTTGACCGACGCGCAGCGCAAGGAGATCCACGAATCGGCCAAGCGGATCTGCAAGGAGGCCGGCTACTACGGTGCGGGCACCGTGGAGTACCTGGTCGGTCAGGACGGGCTGATCTCGTTCCTCGAGGTGAACACCCGCCTGCAGGTGGAGCATCCGGTGACCGAGGAGACCTCGGGGATCGATCTGGTGCGCCAGCAGTTCCGCATCGCCAACGGCGAACCGCTCGACATCACCGAAGACCCCACCCCGCGCGGGCATTCGATCGAGTTCCGCATCAACGGCGAGGACGCCGGGCGTGGCTTCCTGCCCGCCCCCGGGCCGGTGACCAAGTTCGAACCGCCCACGGGCCCGGGCGTGCGCCTGGACTCCGGTGTGGAGAGCGGCTCGGTGATCGGTGGCCAGTTCGACTCGATGCTGGCCAAGCTGATCGTCACCGGCGCCACCCGTGAAGAGGCGCTGGAGCGCTCACGGCGCGCGCTGGCCGAGTTCAACGTCGAGGGTCTGGCCACCGTCATCCCCTTCCACCGCGCGGTCGTCTCGGATCCGGCGTTCATCGGTGACGACAACGGCTTCACCGTCCACACCCGCTGGATCGAAACCGAGTGGGACAACACCATCGAACCGTTCACCGGCGGCGACCCGATCGACGAGGAAGACACGATCCCGCGTCAGACCGTCGTCGTGGAGGTCGGTGGCCGTCGCCTCGAGGTCTCGCTTCCCGGCGATCTGGTGCTCGGCAACGGCGGCGGCGCCGCGGCCCCGGGCGTGGTGCGCAAGAAGCCCAAGCCGCGTAAGCGTGGCGCGCAGGGCGGTGCGGCCGCTTCCGGCGACGCCGTGACCGCGCCCATGCAGGGCACCGTGGTCAAGGTGGCCGTCGAGGAAGGCCAGCAGGTCTCCGCGGGTGACCTCGTGGTGGTCCTGGAGGCCATGAAGATGGAGAACCCGGTGACGGCCCACAAGGACGGTACGGTCACCGGACTCGCGGTCGAGGCGGGCGCTGCGGTCACCCAGGGCACCGTGCTGGCCGAGATCAAGAGCGAAGGCGAGTAA
- a CDS encoding zinc-binding dehydrogenase translates to MDPVAPRVSRAAVWTAHGVEIRDVDVPADDTLIVRVRLATVCGSDLHTVTGRRGGPCPSVLGHEAVGDVVRPDPRRGLAVGERVVWSVTATCGRCPRCRSGRSAKCAVVRKVGHEPFAGDWPLSGAYSQYIALPAGVAVQRVPDGLDDPVAAPAACATATVMATLEAAGPPAGRRVLICGAGMLGVTAAAACAEGGADVRVTDRDAERLRVAGRFGAAVDAGGPVDVLIDFTGATTAIEAALPRLDIGGVLVLAGSVMPGPALALDPESVVRRWWTIRGVHNYEPRHLAAAIAFLERTRDTYPWASVVSAPVGLDDIASVLTATAPGILRAGVAP, encoded by the coding sequence GTGGATCCGGTCGCGCCTCGTGTGAGCCGGGCCGCGGTGTGGACCGCCCACGGCGTGGAGATCCGCGATGTGGACGTGCCTGCCGACGACACGCTGATCGTGCGGGTGCGCCTGGCCACGGTGTGCGGGAGCGATCTGCACACCGTCACCGGCCGCAGGGGCGGTCCATGCCCCAGCGTGCTGGGCCACGAAGCCGTCGGTGACGTCGTGAGACCCGACCCGCGGCGGGGGCTGGCGGTCGGCGAGCGGGTGGTCTGGTCGGTCACCGCCACCTGCGGGCGGTGCCCACGCTGCCGGTCGGGCCGCAGCGCCAAATGCGCGGTGGTGCGCAAGGTGGGGCATGAACCGTTCGCCGGGGACTGGCCGTTGTCGGGCGCCTACTCCCAATACATCGCCCTGCCCGCCGGTGTGGCTGTGCAGCGCGTGCCCGACGGCCTCGACGACCCGGTCGCCGCCCCCGCGGCGTGCGCGACGGCCACGGTGATGGCGACGCTGGAGGCCGCCGGCCCGCCGGCCGGCCGGCGGGTGCTGATCTGCGGGGCCGGCATGCTGGGTGTGACCGCCGCCGCGGCGTGCGCGGAGGGCGGGGCCGACGTGCGGGTCACCGACCGCGACGCCGAGCGGCTGCGGGTGGCCGGTCGTTTCGGCGCCGCGGTGGACGCAGGTGGGCCGGTGGACGTCCTCATCGACTTCACCGGCGCGACCACGGCGATCGAGGCGGCGCTGCCCCGGTTGGACATCGGGGGAGTGCTCGTCCTCGCCGGTTCGGTGATGCCCGGTCCGGCGCTCGCGCTCGACCCGGAGAGCGTGGTGCGCCGGTGGTGGACGATCCGCGGCGTCCACAACTACGAGCCGCGGCACCTGGCGGCGGCGATCGCGTTCCTGGAGCGCACTCGCGACACGTACCCGTGGGCTTCGGTGGTTTCCGCACCGGTCGGTCTCGACGACATCGCCTCGGTCCTGACCGCTACGGCGCCCGGGATACTTCGTGCGGGGGTGGCGCCGTAG
- the phnE gene encoding phosphonate ABC transporter, permease protein PhnE codes for MSTSLPARPRPTGTPSRSPGRLPAPGPVQLVALCAFVATIAAAWYIDFAPAALIDGLDEVAALLDRMMPPRLDDPGRIGGLAVETLLMAVLGTVLAAVASVPLAFLAARNTTPHPAVYAVARAVITFCRAMPDLLFAVLFVRALGIGVLPGILALALHSIGMLGKLFADAIEQSDPGPREAVRSAGAGYLRQMVNAVLPQVVPSWIGTFVYRVDINLRMSVVLGFVGAGGIGFALQDALRGLIYPRALGIVLVILAIIGAMEVLAIGVRRALLRPATSNPRRDRIWRFTLSGILFAVSVAALTELKINPWSLLTWIGPSFDVFARMIPPNFGAMGVGLLDAAVQTVAIGVVSTAIGVVLSVPVGLLAARNVTPHRWCYWPARAWILVVRAVPELILAVVFVAALGLGPVAGTCALALGSIGFLAKLVADAVEEIDPGPMEAVRSVGGGWWKTLFAAVVPQAMPALVGSSLYLLDVNVRTSTVLGIVGAGGIGYLLFESIRTLNFDVAGAIVLVIFAVVYAIERLSGWIRSRLV; via the coding sequence GTGAGCACGTCACTGCCGGCCCGCCCGCGCCCCACCGGGACGCCGTCGCGGAGTCCGGGCCGGTTGCCGGCGCCGGGTCCCGTGCAGCTGGTCGCGCTCTGCGCGTTCGTCGCGACGATCGCCGCCGCCTGGTACATCGATTTCGCGCCCGCTGCGCTGATCGACGGACTCGACGAGGTCGCGGCGCTTCTGGATCGCATGATGCCGCCCCGCCTCGACGACCCTGGCCGGATCGGCGGGCTCGCGGTCGAGACACTGCTCATGGCGGTGCTCGGCACGGTGCTCGCCGCGGTCGCGTCGGTGCCGCTGGCCTTTCTGGCCGCACGCAACACCACGCCGCACCCGGCGGTGTACGCCGTGGCGCGGGCGGTCATCACGTTCTGCCGGGCGATGCCCGACCTACTGTTCGCCGTGCTGTTCGTGCGCGCACTGGGCATCGGCGTACTGCCCGGCATCCTGGCGCTGGCGCTGCATTCGATCGGGATGCTGGGCAAGCTGTTCGCCGACGCGATCGAACAGAGCGATCCCGGCCCGCGCGAGGCGGTCCGCAGCGCCGGCGCCGGATACCTCAGGCAGATGGTCAATGCCGTTCTGCCTCAGGTGGTCCCGTCCTGGATCGGCACCTTCGTCTACCGCGTCGACATCAATTTGCGGATGTCGGTCGTCCTCGGATTCGTCGGCGCGGGAGGTATCGGCTTCGCACTTCAGGACGCGCTGCGTGGGTTGATCTATCCGCGCGCCCTGGGGATCGTCCTGGTGATCCTGGCCATCATCGGTGCGATGGAGGTGCTGGCCATCGGGGTGCGGCGAGCGCTGCTGCGCCCGGCGACGTCGAATCCCCGCAGGGACCGCATCTGGCGATTCACGCTGTCCGGCATCCTGTTCGCGGTGAGCGTGGCCGCGCTGACCGAGTTGAAGATCAACCCGTGGTCGCTGCTGACCTGGATCGGCCCGTCGTTCGACGTGTTCGCGCGGATGATCCCGCCGAACTTCGGCGCGATGGGCGTCGGGCTGCTCGACGCCGCCGTGCAGACCGTCGCCATCGGCGTGGTGTCGACCGCGATCGGTGTGGTGCTGTCGGTGCCGGTGGGTCTGCTCGCGGCACGCAACGTCACCCCGCATCGCTGGTGCTACTGGCCGGCCCGCGCCTGGATCCTGGTCGTCCGCGCGGTGCCCGAGTTGATCCTGGCGGTGGTGTTCGTCGCCGCGCTCGGTCTCGGGCCGGTGGCCGGGACGTGCGCGCTGGCGCTCGGATCCATCGGGTTCCTCGCCAAACTGGTCGCCGACGCGGTCGAGGAGATCGACCCCGGCCCGATGGAGGCGGTGCGCTCGGTGGGCGGCGGCTGGTGGAAGACGCTGTTCGCCGCGGTCGTTCCCCAGGCGATGCCGGCGTTGGTCGGGTCCAGCCTCTACCTTCTGGACGTCAACGTCCGCACCTCGACGGTGCTGGGGATCGTCGGTGCCGGCGGGATCGGGTACCTGCTGTTCGAGTCGATCCGCACGCTGAACTTCGACGTCGCCGGCGCGATCGTGCTGGTGATCTTCGCCGTCGTCTACGCCATCGAGAGGCTGTCGGGGTGGATCCGGTCGCGCCTCGTGTGA
- the phnC gene encoding phosphonate ABC transporter ATP-binding protein has translation MDPDHSVAGDDVVVAVRNVTKRFGDTLALDDVSLDVHRSEMLVLLGLSGSGKSTLLRCLNGLHPVTSGQINVGGTRVDTASEPELRRLRRRVGFVFQQFNLVGRLSCLENVLIGGLGRLSLPRYGALTYPRAMREEALGHLDRVGLADFAERRADTLSGGQQQRVAIARTLMQRPALLLADEPVASLDPENAGVVMDMLFRVCIEEKLTVVCTLHQVDLALGWAHRLVGLRNGRKVLDRPAVGMNRDDVLAIYRRVDPAVAGPAARS, from the coding sequence GTGGACCCCGACCACTCGGTCGCCGGCGATGACGTGGTGGTCGCCGTCCGCAACGTCACCAAGCGGTTCGGCGACACCCTCGCGCTCGACGACGTCTCGCTCGATGTGCACCGCAGCGAAATGCTGGTGCTGCTCGGACTTTCCGGCTCCGGCAAATCCACGCTGCTGCGGTGCCTCAACGGCCTGCATCCGGTCACCTCGGGCCAGATCAACGTGGGTGGGACCCGCGTCGACACGGCGTCCGAGCCGGAGCTGCGCAGGCTGCGCCGCCGGGTGGGGTTCGTCTTCCAGCAGTTCAACCTCGTCGGCCGGCTCAGCTGTCTGGAGAACGTTCTCATCGGCGGGCTCGGCAGGCTGAGCCTGCCGCGCTACGGGGCACTGACCTACCCGCGGGCGATGCGCGAGGAGGCGCTCGGCCACCTCGACCGGGTCGGTCTGGCCGACTTCGCGGAACGACGCGCCGACACCCTCTCCGGTGGGCAGCAGCAGCGGGTGGCGATCGCCAGGACCCTCATGCAGCGGCCGGCGCTGCTGCTCGCCGACGAACCCGTCGCCTCCCTGGACCCCGAGAACGCCGGGGTCGTCATGGACATGCTCTTCCGCGTCTGCATCGAAGAGAAGCTCACCGTCGTATGCACCCTGCATCAGGTCGATCTCGCGCTGGGCTGGGCCCATCGCCTCGTCGGCCTGCGTAACGGCCGCAAGGTACTCGACCGGCCTGCGGTCGGCATGAACCGCGACGACGTGCTGGCCATCTACCGGCGGGTCGATCCGGCGGTCGCGGGGCCGGCCGCGCGGTCGTGA